One window of Myxocyprinus asiaticus isolate MX2 ecotype Aquarium Trade chromosome 4, UBuf_Myxa_2, whole genome shotgun sequence genomic DNA carries:
- the LOC127435884 gene encoding paired box protein Pax-8-like isoform X3: MFVNGRPLPEVIRQRIVDMAHQGVRPCDISRQLRVSHGCVSKILGRYYETGSIKPGVIGGSKPKVATPKVVEKIAEYKRQNPTMFAWEIRDRLLAEGVCDGDTVPSVSSINRIIRTKVQQPFNLPLDSKGVSPGHTLIPSSAVTPPESPQSDSLGSTYSISGLLGIAQTSSDGKRSHDDSDQESCRHSVDSQSSGGGARKQLRTDHFPLQHLDCGFQRHYSADAFSSTGAGKSEQSLYPLSLINGSLEEGKSGSTLSRNMAAHQGYTVVAGRDVASSMLPGYPPHIPSATQTGFSSSTITGIVAGPEYPGQTYSHSPYTSYSDAWRFTNSTILGSPYYYSSASRAAPPSTAAYDHL, encoded by the exons ATGTTTGTGAACGGCCGGCCGCTCCCGGAGGTCATCCGCCAGAGGATTGTGGACATGGCACACCAGGGCGTGAGACCCTGCGACATCTCCCGCCAGCTGAGGGTCAGTCACGGCTGCGTCAGCAAGATCCTGGGCAg GTACTATGAGACAGGCAGCATTAAACCAGGAGTCATCGGCGGCTCGAAGCCAAAGGTCGCGACTCCTAAAGTTGTGGAGAAGATCGCTGAGTATAAGCGTCAGAACCCGACGATGTTCGCGTGGGAGATCAGAGACAGACTATTGGCAGAGGGCGTTTGTGACGGAGACACGGTGCCCAGCGTCAGTTCCATCAACAG GATTATTCGCACTAAAGTTCAGCAGCCATTCAATCTTCCTCTGGACAGTAAAGGTGTCAGTCCTGGACACACACTGA TTCCCAGCTCAGCCGTCACCCCTCCGGAATCTCCTCAGTCGGATTCTCTAGGCTCCACATACTCCATCAGCGGACTGCTGGGAATCGCACAGACCAGCAGCGACGGCAAGAGAAGCCACGACGACA GCGATCAGGAGAGCTGTCGGCACAGCGTGGACTCTCAGAGCAGTGGTGGTGGAGCCCGGAAACAGTTGAGAACGGATCACTTCCCCTTGCAGCACCTCGACTGCGGATTCCAGCGTCACTACAGTGCAGACGCATTCAGCTCAACTGGGGCCGGGAAATCAGAGCAG TCACTGTATCCTCTCTCGCTCATCAACGGCAGTTTGGAAGAGGGTAAAAGTGGCTCCACTCTCAGTCGAAACATGGCAGCACATCAGGGATATACGGTGGTTGCAG GACGAGATGTGGCGAGCTCCATGTTGCCCGGTTACCCTCCACACATCCCTTCAGCCACTCAGACGGGTTTCTCATCGTCCACCATCACAGGAATAGTTGCAG GTCCAGAATACCCGGGCCAGACATACAGCCACTCGCCGTACACCTCCTACAGTGACGCCTGGAGATTCACCAACTCCACTATCTTAG gttCTCCGTATTACTACAGTTCAGCGTCTCGAGCGGCTCCTCCGTCCACTGCCGCATACGATCATCTCTAG
- the LOC127435884 gene encoding paired box protein Pax-8-like isoform X2 has translation MFVNGRPLPEVIRQRIVDMAHQGVRPCDISRQLRVSHGCVSKILGRYYETGSIKPGVIGGSKPKVATPKVVEKIAEYKRQNPTMFAWEIRDRLLAEGVCDGDTVPSVSSINRIIRTKVQQPFNLPLDSKGVSPGHTLIPSSAVTPPESPQSDSLGSTYSISGLLGIAQTSSDGKRSHDDSDQESCRHSVDSQSSGGGARKQLRTDHFPLQHLDCGFQRHYSADAFSSTGAGKSEQSLYPLSLINGSLEEGKSGSTLSRNMAAHQGYTVVAALQPLPLCLKQEMSPEVNSSSPSPNIIPNSAFLELASISAPSSMSISNSCAGSAHLSHGFSSFSHHAPVQGQFSSPSLIAGRDVASSMLPGYPPHIPSATQTGFSSSTITGIVAGPEYPGQTYSHSPYTSYSDAWRFTNSTILGSPYYYSSASRAAPPSTAAYDHL, from the exons ATGTTTGTGAACGGCCGGCCGCTCCCGGAGGTCATCCGCCAGAGGATTGTGGACATGGCACACCAGGGCGTGAGACCCTGCGACATCTCCCGCCAGCTGAGGGTCAGTCACGGCTGCGTCAGCAAGATCCTGGGCAg GTACTATGAGACAGGCAGCATTAAACCAGGAGTCATCGGCGGCTCGAAGCCAAAGGTCGCGACTCCTAAAGTTGTGGAGAAGATCGCTGAGTATAAGCGTCAGAACCCGACGATGTTCGCGTGGGAGATCAGAGACAGACTATTGGCAGAGGGCGTTTGTGACGGAGACACGGTGCCCAGCGTCAGTTCCATCAACAG GATTATTCGCACTAAAGTTCAGCAGCCATTCAATCTTCCTCTGGACAGTAAAGGTGTCAGTCCTGGACACACACTGA TTCCCAGCTCAGCCGTCACCCCTCCGGAATCTCCTCAGTCGGATTCTCTAGGCTCCACATACTCCATCAGCGGACTGCTGGGAATCGCACAGACCAGCAGCGACGGCAAGAGAAGCCACGACGACA GCGATCAGGAGAGCTGTCGGCACAGCGTGGACTCTCAGAGCAGTGGTGGTGGAGCCCGGAAACAGTTGAGAACGGATCACTTCCCCTTGCAGCACCTCGACTGCGGATTCCAGCGTCACTACAGTGCAGACGCATTCAGCTCAACTGGGGCCGGGAAATCAGAGCAG TCACTGTATCCTCTCTCGCTCATCAACGGCAGTTTGGAAGAGGGTAAAAGTGGCTCCACTCTCAGTCGAAACATGGCAGCACATCAGGGATATACGGTGGTTGCAG CCCTACAGCCCCTCCCACTCTGTCTGAAACAGGAAATGTCCCCCGAGGTGAACAGCTCAAGCCCCTCCCCCAACATCATCCCTAATTCAGCATTCCTGGAGCTCGCGTCCATCTCGGCTCCATCATCCATGTCCATCAGTAACAGTTGCGCCGGCTCCGCTCATTTATCTCATGGCTTCAGCTCATTTTCCCATCATGCACCTGTGCAGGGGCAGTTCAGCAGCCCGTCTCTCATTGCAG GACGAGATGTGGCGAGCTCCATGTTGCCCGGTTACCCTCCACACATCCCTTCAGCCACTCAGACGGGTTTCTCATCGTCCACCATCACAGGAATAGTTGCAG GTCCAGAATACCCGGGCCAGACATACAGCCACTCGCCGTACACCTCCTACAGTGACGCCTGGAGATTCACCAACTCCACTATCTTAG gttCTCCGTATTACTACAGTTCAGCGTCTCGAGCGGCTCCTCCGTCCACTGCCGCATACGATCATCTCTAG
- the LOC127435884 gene encoding paired box protein Pax-8-like isoform X1: MFVNGRPLPEVIRQRIVDMAHQGVRPCDISRQLRVSHGCVSKILGRYYETGSIKPGVIGGSKPKVATPKVVEKIAEYKRQNPTMFAWEIRDRLLAEGVCDGDTVPSVSSINRIIRTKVQQPFNLPLDSKGVSPGHTLIPSSAVTPPESPQSDSLGSTYSISGLLGIAQTSSDGKRSHDDSDQESCRHSVDSQSSGGGARKQLRTDHFPLQHLDCGFQRHYSADAFSSTGAGKSEQSLYPLSLINGSLEEGKSGSTLSRNMAAHQGYTVVAEALQPLPLCLKQEMSPEVNSSSPSPNIIPNSAFLELASISAPSSMSISNSCAGSAHLSHGFSSFSHHAPVQGQFSSPSLIAGRDVASSMLPGYPPHIPSATQTGFSSSTITGIVAGPEYPGQTYSHSPYTSYSDAWRFTNSTILGSPYYYSSASRAAPPSTAAYDHL, encoded by the exons ATGTTTGTGAACGGCCGGCCGCTCCCGGAGGTCATCCGCCAGAGGATTGTGGACATGGCACACCAGGGCGTGAGACCCTGCGACATCTCCCGCCAGCTGAGGGTCAGTCACGGCTGCGTCAGCAAGATCCTGGGCAg GTACTATGAGACAGGCAGCATTAAACCAGGAGTCATCGGCGGCTCGAAGCCAAAGGTCGCGACTCCTAAAGTTGTGGAGAAGATCGCTGAGTATAAGCGTCAGAACCCGACGATGTTCGCGTGGGAGATCAGAGACAGACTATTGGCAGAGGGCGTTTGTGACGGAGACACGGTGCCCAGCGTCAGTTCCATCAACAG GATTATTCGCACTAAAGTTCAGCAGCCATTCAATCTTCCTCTGGACAGTAAAGGTGTCAGTCCTGGACACACACTGA TTCCCAGCTCAGCCGTCACCCCTCCGGAATCTCCTCAGTCGGATTCTCTAGGCTCCACATACTCCATCAGCGGACTGCTGGGAATCGCACAGACCAGCAGCGACGGCAAGAGAAGCCACGACGACA GCGATCAGGAGAGCTGTCGGCACAGCGTGGACTCTCAGAGCAGTGGTGGTGGAGCCCGGAAACAGTTGAGAACGGATCACTTCCCCTTGCAGCACCTCGACTGCGGATTCCAGCGTCACTACAGTGCAGACGCATTCAGCTCAACTGGGGCCGGGAAATCAGAGCAG TCACTGTATCCTCTCTCGCTCATCAACGGCAGTTTGGAAGAGGGTAAAAGTGGCTCCACTCTCAGTCGAAACATGGCAGCACATCAGGGATATACGGTGGTTGCAG AAGCCCTACAGCCCCTCCCACTCTGTCTGAAACAGGAAATGTCCCCCGAGGTGAACAGCTCAAGCCCCTCCCCCAACATCATCCCTAATTCAGCATTCCTGGAGCTCGCGTCCATCTCGGCTCCATCATCCATGTCCATCAGTAACAGTTGCGCCGGCTCCGCTCATTTATCTCATGGCTTCAGCTCATTTTCCCATCATGCACCTGTGCAGGGGCAGTTCAGCAGCCCGTCTCTCATTGCAG GACGAGATGTGGCGAGCTCCATGTTGCCCGGTTACCCTCCACACATCCCTTCAGCCACTCAGACGGGTTTCTCATCGTCCACCATCACAGGAATAGTTGCAG GTCCAGAATACCCGGGCCAGACATACAGCCACTCGCCGTACACCTCCTACAGTGACGCCTGGAGATTCACCAACTCCACTATCTTAG gttCTCCGTATTACTACAGTTCAGCGTCTCGAGCGGCTCCTCCGTCCACTGCCGCATACGATCATCTCTAG